The following nucleotide sequence is from Cloacibacillus sp..
CGATAACGTTCGGGTCCTCCTGCGGCTGCCCCGTGAGGCAGAGGATGTCGCCGCGCTTCTCCTTTATCCGGCGAAAGGCCTCGGCCGTACCGGGTACGCCCTCCATAACCACGACAGCCTTCATCTTTGGGTCGTCCGCGAGTCCGGCTATCTGGCTGATGACGGTCTCCATCTCCGCGCCGAAGTTGTCCGGATAGGTGACGTGCTTTATCATGCCGCCCTTGGAGGCGTCGCCGTACATCGAGATGAGCTTTTCCGCACCGCGGACATTATCCTCTCCCTGCGAGACCGTTCCCGTAACGACGCCGATATGAAACGGCGCGGCGGCGGATGCGGGGAGGGCGTAAAGCAGGAACAGCGCCGCTAAAACAATCAATTTCCTCATCATTCAAACCTCCATATCTCTTTGGTTCCCATAGCTTAAACGGCCAGGATCTTCGTTATCGCCGCCTCGATATTCTCCGCGGTGGCTTCGGAGTCGCCCGTGAGGCGGCCGCATATTTCAGTGCCGCCGCTCATAAAGATGATTGTCGGCACGCCGCGCAGAGCCAGCGTCTTCATTATCTCCCGGTTCTCTGCCCTGTTCATCTTGAGAAATATGATACGGTCCCCGTATCTTTCGCCCAGCGCCGCGAATTTAGGCGCGAGCGCCAGACAGGGAGGTCAGCCCGGGTCCCATATATCAAGTATCACCGGCTTCACGGCGGAGGCATTGTGGACCTCCGGCTCAAAGTCCGCCGCGTTGATGGACTTCAATCAGATCACTCTTCTTTCGATAGTTATTGTCTCTAACGATATTATAGCGCGCCGCTGCGTTATTTTACGTTAACTGAAACTTTGGTTTGACGTTATTATAACGCGGCGGCTTGTGTACTTGAGCGACGGAGGATAAAATTATCTGGGCGTTAGGCCACTCTAAGGAGGCAGTTTAATTATGAAATATAAAATAGACGCGGCGGACAGAGGCCTTTTTTACAGCAGGAACGATCCTAAGGACCGCCGCTTGGGCGAGCTCATCACCCGCGAAAAGATAGAAGACGTAACGGAGGGGACTGTCACAATCATCGGCGTCCCCGAAGACCGCGGCATAACGGCGAACAAGGGACGTGCTGGGGCGGCCGGAGGGCCGGACGATATCAGGCGGCGGCTCTACCGTCTGACGCCGAGTTTCAGCGGCGACTTTCATCGCCTGCGGATCGTCGACGTCGGCAACGTCAGCACGAAAGAGCTGACGCTCGCGGAGGTCCACGCGGCGGAGACCGAGGCGGTCGCGGAGATCGCCGCGCGCGGCGGCCTGCCGATAGTCCTGGGCGGCGGCCACGACCTCACATATCCCGGAGTGGCGGGGCTCGTAAAGGGAGCGAAAATCGGACGCGACGGCATGGGGCTGATAAACGTCGACGCCCACCTTGACGTGCGCAGCGACGAAAACGGCATCAACAGCGGCACCTCATTTTACCGCGCGCTGACACAGCTGCCGGACAGGGCGCTCTGCGGCGAGGCCTTCGTAGAATTCGGCATCCAGGAGCAGTATAACTCGCCCTATTACTACAACTGGGTGCTTGAGCAGGGCGGCCATGTGATAACCCTGCGCGAGGTCTCGGAGAGGGTGATGGAATTTTTCCTTCAGGCGCTGAACGCCGCCGGGAAAAATAACCGGGCGATCGCCGTATCCCTCGACATCGACGCGGTGCGCAGCACCGAGGCTCCCGGAGCTTCGGCGAGCAACCCCAGCGGCCTCAAGGCCCCGGAGTTGGATAAGATCGCCTATCTCGCCGGGCGCAGCGTTAAGGTAAAGTACCTCGACATCATGGAGGTCTCGCCGCTTCTCGACGAAGACCACCGCACGGCGGCGCTGGCCGCCTCGGCGCTCTTCTCCTTTTTTCGGGGACTCTGCGAGAGGTAATAAAGAATCACCGTTAAATGAGCGCGGCGGCGGCTTCAAGGTAAGCAGCCGCCGCCTTCATATCGAGAAGATAGCCGCCCTCCGCGGACGGGGAGGCGACAGAGACTCCGAGCCAGTGGGGAACGGGCGCGGAATATGCCGTCTCTATCGCGGGCGGCGCGGGCAATTTTCCAAGATAACGCGGCGCGGCGGCGAGCGCCTCCGTGAACTTCCCGGAGGGATACCCTTCGCCCCTACGCCAGAAGGTAAGCCCGCCGAAGGATTTCCAGCGGTTGATCAGCCCCAGCTCCATAAAGGCCGGCTCCCCGGCGAAGAGGCGCAGCCCCAGCCTTCGTTCCGTTTCGGCCAGGAGGCCGTCGACGGATAGCGGACGCCGCGAAAGAAAAAGCTCCGCCGCTTCAGCGGCCAGTGACCTGATTTCATCCGAAAATTCCAGCCGCATACCGATAAAGGCCGAAATACGGCCGCCGTCATACGGCAATACCGAAGAAGGCCTCAAAGCCCAGCCGCCCGCCGCGAAGAGAGTTCAGCCACGCCGAAAGTTCCGTCATCAAGCCGCCGGGCTCGACGACGACGGCCTCCTCCCAGCGCGATTCCGGCGCGAACTGGAGTTTTTCTATGCGGCAGAGGCCAACCTCCGGCGGCAGCAATCAGCTCTCCTGCCAGACGGCGGCGCTTACGGCTGGAACCGCCGCGTCGGAGCTCAGCGTCAGCGAGATATCCTCGCCGGGCACGGGAAGATAGGAGATGAGAACAAAGTCTCCCCGCTCGAGCGTCACCCGCGCGAAACGGCCATCCTTTTCCACCTCGGCGGCGATGCCGTCCGCGATCGCGTATAGGCCGTACCAGCAGCGCAGCGCCTGTGGCATGGGCAGTTTTATCTTTTTATTAGCGGCGACAGATTCCATCTTTCCGCCGTAACCTTTGACCGTCATAAGATTGAAGTCAACACACCTGCCGGAAGATTTCGTCTTCCATTCGCCCTCGAATTCCTCCGTATCGGCGAGCGGTATCATCACGCGGCTGCCGATCCCCTCGTGCGTAAGCTCGATGCCGCCATCAAGCAGCATCAGGTGCCGGTGTATCCCGGGAAGCGGCGTAAATACCGATTCCTCATCCTCAACGACCGCCGAGCTGATGCGCCAGTCAAATTTTCTCGCGCCGTAATCCGCTCCCTCGGGCCATATCGCCAGCTGGGTTGTGATTCCGCCGCTCCACCGTTTATGTTCCAGCTCGTCTTTACGTACTACCTTAATATCCGCCTGCGTCATTTCAACACCTCCCTTAATTCTTCGATATGTTCCTCGCTGAACACCCTTATCCCATGCGCGGCAAGCAGCCGTGCCGTGACGCCCGCGCCGGGTACCCGCCTGCCGGTAAAACTGCCGTCGTATATCATATTCGAGCCGCAGGAGGGGCTGCGCTCTTTTAGCAGGGCGAAATCACAGCCGAAGAGCCTCGCCGCGCGCAGCGCTTCGCGCGCTCCCCTCTCAAAGGCCTCCGTATTGTCCCGCCCGTCAGACTCTACAATGCGCCCGTTCAGTATCTCGTCGGGACCGCGCGGTGTCGGCAGCCCGCCGAGCTGTTCGGGACAAACCGGTATCAGACAGCACTCTTCCAGCAGAGCGACGACGCGCCCATCCTCGCAGCCGCCGCCGCAATAGCGGCAGTTCATCCCCAGAAGACAGGCGCTCACAAGCAGCCGCACAGATTTATCTCCCATCGATCGTCCACTCTTTCATAGTATATTTTCTAAAAGAATATCACAAAACAGCTTTTTAAGCGCTTATACGTTACCCTTTCAACCATTATGTTATACTGTATATCACAAAATCAGGGCGGTTTATCGCCGCCATGGGTCCGTTAAAAACAGGGAGGTTCAAGTTATGTTATTTACAGGTAATTTTTCAAAAGATGATCTCGCTAAGAGTAAAAAGAGGTTCTATTGGGTCGGCGGCATCATGCTCGTCATCGGTTTTCTCTCGCTCGCGATGCCGATGCTCGCCTCTTTCGCGATAGAGACGATGGTGGGCTTCTTCCTGCTGGCGGTCGGCTTCGGCAACGCCTTCGGCGCCTACTCGGCCCTCCGTATCGGAGACAGCCCCTGGCAGCAGGCCTTCATGGCCTTTATCTCCATCGCCGCGGGCGTCATCTTCCTCATCCATCCGGTCGCGGGGGTGATGACCCTCAGCATACTGCTCGCGGCCTATTTCCTGATAGACGGGGTGACGAAGATCGTCGAATACTTCCGCGTAAAGTCTATCGGCGGCTCGTTGTGGATCATGCTCTCCGGCATTCTCGGAATCATCCTCGCCTTCATGATGTGGCAGAACGTTTTCACAGGCGCGGCGGTGATCGGGATCATCCTCGGCATAAACCTGATTTTCAGCGGCATGAGCCTTATCATGCTTGGCCGCGGCTGCTCCGATATGTCAAAGAAGATGTAACCCAAAGACCTTTTACAGACAGGGCACAGACAGAGGAGAGCTTCGCCAAACGGCAAGGCTCTCCTCTGTTTTATCGCGCTTCCGGTTACCGCACCTTTGTCGGGGGCGATATTCGGATGATGTGATTCGGCGAGACGCCGATGACACGCCCATCCTTTTTCAGCCGTTCGATGATCTCCGCCGTCTCCAGCGAAGACTTAAAATGCGCCGTGCCGCTCAGGGAATCCTCGTAGATCGGCGAGACGTAGACCGCCTCGGCTCCGGCGGCCTTCGCTATCTCGCCGCAGAGCGCGGCAAATAAGACATTCCTCTCGCTCGAGGCGCGTACCTCATCCGGAACGCGCACGAGCGCCAGAGCGTCTCCCTTGACGACGGGGGCCCCTTTTTCGGTGCCCTTCTGAATCTGCGGCGCGCAGGCGCAGGCAGCGGAGGCCGCGCCGAGCAGCAGCGCCGACATTATAACCAGCGACATCATCTTCGGCAAACTGTTCACCCTCCTTTATTTTTTTCCAGCGCGGCGGATAAATGGCAGCAGGGCCGCGCCAATCAGAGCCAACGCCCCAAAGCCGGCGGCACAGCCGCCGCCGCTGGAACCTCCGTCTGACGGCTGTCCGTAGTTATAGGCGCCGAGGACGTTCAGCATACCATATTTTGAATAACCCTCCGCAAGCAGACCGTGCTCCGCGCCGTTCAGCAGCATCGACCTGATCTCGCCGCGCTCTTATCGGGATATAACGAACAGAGCAGCGCCGCCGCGCCCGCCACGTACGGCGAAGCCATCGAGGTGCCGCTGATAGAGACATAACCGCTGGGATCGAAGGTGTCTACATCGCTGCTTGGATTGACGATCCAGCTCCCGCGGCAGGTGCTCAGTATATTGTCGCCGGGAGCGAATATGTCCACCCACTTGCCGGAGGGACTGTAGTTTGAGTAGTAGGCGCATCCGTCGCCGCTCGCAGAGGCCCCGACGGAGATCATGTTTTCCACTTTGAAGCAGGCCGGATAAGAGAGTTTTCCGCGGTAATCAAATTTTTCCGTATCATGAGGATCGTCGATATTCTGCCCCTCGTTGCCCGCCGCCGCGCAGATGATTATCCCCGCGTCGCTCAGCTGCTTTACCTTTGCCTCGTAGGGGGAGAGCTCCTCTTCCTCCGGCCCCGCCCACATGCCGAGCGACATGTTGGCGACGCGGATGTTCGCGCCCCCCCTCTTCGCGGCGACGATGAAGTCAATAGCCCGCATCTGGTCGCTGATCAGCGCCGTCACCCCGTATTTGCCATCTTCATCGCGATACATGGAAAATACGTTGGCGGCCATCAGCTTAACATGCCAGTTGGCGCCGGCGACGCCAATCCCGTTGCCGCCGACGGCGCCGACGATCCCCGCGACATGCGTGCCGTGGCCGTTAACGTCGCCGACGATGCGCATCCTGCCCACGTCGCCGTTGTCTATGTCCGCGGAAGTGGCTCCCTCCGTGCCGCCGGGGCCGACTGGGACCGCGGGGAAGACGCCGTTGTCATGGATCAGCCCCTCTTTATCTGCATATACGCCTCTGCTGTGACACCAGACCCCGTGGCTGCCCTTAAATTCGCCGACATCCAGCGAGACGCCGTTATTTTTGATACCGTTCAGCAGTTTCTTATCGAAGACGAACATATTGTCTTTAAGGTCCTCATGGTCGTAGATGACGCCGGTGTCAAAGACGACGGCGACGACCTCTTGGGAACCTGTCCCATGCTCCCACACCTCGGGCAGTTTTATCCTTTCAGAACCCCACTGCTCTTTCCACATCGGGTCGTTGGGTTTTACGGAGCTGACGGGCATCATATAATTCGGCATCGCCGAGACGACGTCGGGATTTTCCTTCAGCCTCGCGATCAGCTGCGCCGTCGTCTCCCCTGCCGCGCCCCTGAAATGGGCCAGGGCTAGCAGCTCCAATCCGGCAGAGGATGTCCTCTTTGCGGATGCGGCGGGCAGAACCTCTCCGGCGGCTATCGGGCTGAATACCTGGATGAGCTCGGCTCCGGACTCCATGGCGGCCGATGAGGCAGACGCCGCGGCGGAGGTTTTTGCCGACATGACGCCCGCGGCCACGTTTCCGGCTGCCGTCATCTTTATCGCCGCGATCGCCTCACCCTCGACATACCGCGGACCGGCGTATGAGGGCAGGGCGGCGAGCAGGTAAAAGAGCGTAAGTATCAATATTTTTTTCAATGAGACATCCCCTTTTTAATAACTTTAAACAGCTTAATTAAATTGCATATCTCAGCCTATTTATTATACACACAGCAAAGACTGCCGGCATCCGCGGTCCACAGAAAAAGTGGACGGCCCCAACAGGACCGTCCGTCACGGAAACTATGCCGTTATCTATTATGCTTCGCTTTTGCCAGGGTGGTCATCGTCCGCCTTTTTTATATACTTATCCAAAGTCCTGACCAGAATATCCAGATCGATGAGTTTGGCAATATGGCCGTTCATGCCGGCCGCAAGCGCGGCGGAGACGTCTTCGCTGAAGGCGTTGGCGGTCATCGCGATTATCGGTATCGTCTTCGCCTCCGGGTGGATCGATCCCCTTATCGTCTTCGCGGCGCTGTAGCCATCCATCACCGGCATCTGGATATCCATGAAGATGGCGTCGTAGGCGCCGCTCTCTTCGGCCATGAAAGATTCCACGCACCTCTGGCCGTCTCCGGCGCAGTCCACCGTGACGCCGATAAGTTTGAACATCTCCACGGCGATCTCGCAGTTGAGTTCGTTATCCTCGGCAAGCAGTATGCGCACGCCGTTAAATTTCTTCCGCCCTACCGCCGCGCTCTCATCAACCTTTCCGTGCCGGTGCCCGCGGACGGACATCAGTGTGTTATACATGGAAGACTGGAAGAAGGGCTTGGCGAGGAAGGCGTCCGCCCCCGCCTCTCTGGCCTCCTGTTCTATGCAGCTCCAGTCATAGGCGGTTATTATAATTATGAGCGTATCGGGCCCGACGATCCGCCTGATATTTCTTGTAGTTTCAATACCGTCCATTTCGGGCATCTGCCAGTCTATAAAACAGACGTCGAAATCCGCTCCCGTCTCATGGGCCGACCGAACCGCCCTTACGGCCTCTTTCCCGCTCTGCACCCACTTAGCGGCTATTTTCATCCTCTCCAGAAGTATCTTCGCATGTTCGCAGGTGCCAAGGTCGTCATCCACAACGAGGACGCTTAGCGATGCAACGGAGGATGGCGACCTTAACAGAGAAGAGCCGTCGCCGGGCAGCGCCAGCGGAAGTTCGACGGTGAAGGAGGTGCCCTTACCGATCTCGCTCTTGACCTGAATCGTACCGTCCATCAGCGAGACAAGGTTTTTCGTGATCGACATTCCCAGCCCCGTGCCGCCATATTTTTGTGAGATCGTACCGTCTGCCTGTTCAAATGGCAGGTAGAGCCTCTTTAAAAATTCCCCGCTCATCCCGATCCCCGTATCGCTGACGGTAAAATTCATGCGTACGCCGCCGTTTTTCTGCGGTATCTGTTTGATATCAAGTGTTATACTGCCGCCGCTGGGGGTAAACTTTACGGCGTTGGAAAGCAGGTTCAGCAATATCTGATTAAGCCTCATACAGTCGCCGACGACCATCTCTTCGTCGACGCCATTCAGCCGCACCTCAAAGCCGATCCCCTTGTCGCGCGCCTGCTGATATATTATGGAGGAGACGGAGTCCGTAAGCTGGCGCAGCTCAAAGGGTTCCTTAGTTATCGTCAGCTTGCCGTCCTCGATCTTTGAGATATCCAGCACGTCGTTGATAAGCGATAAAAGATGCTTCGACGAAAAACCGATCTTTCTGAGACAGTCCTCCACGCGGTCGCGTTCCTTGATATGCGCCGCGGCGATCGTCACCATGCCGATTATCGCGTTCATCGGCGTACGGATCTCATGGCTCATCCGCGAGAGGAAATCACGCTTCGCGGAGTTGGCCCGCTGCGCGCCGACAAGGGCGTCCTTAAGCGCCTGCTGTGACTCTCTTTCCTTCGTCTCGTCGGAAATGACTACGACGTAGCGGGTTATTCCGTCATTTCCCAAGGTGGGAAGCACCTTCATGTTTATATATCTTTTCTGCATGGTATTTTCCCCGCCGAGAAGGAAGTCTCGCTCCGCCGCCTCCGTCAGAGTCCCCTCCCTGATCTCGCGCAGAAGAGACTCTAATTCGCCGTCGTTAGTATCGTCACCCGTACCAAGCATGGAAAAGAAGGCGCCGCCGCTGACGGAGAGGGCCTCCTGAGAAAATCCCAGTACCCGCTCGCAGTTCTCACTGACATACTCCATCCTACCCCTCTCGCAGATGAGAAAGACGTCGTCCACACTCAGAGATATCAGATCAAAGAGCCTCTGCCTGTAGGCCACCTCCATGCCGCGTTTCCGCTGCAGCCGGTAGCTGAAAAATGAAAAACACACCAATGTCAGGATAAGCATGGCAAGCATCAGAGTCGCCGCGTTAAAGGTCACCGTCGACTCATTCTCAAGCCGTCTCACATTATTGTCGGCAAAGGTCAGGATAGTGTCGAGATCCTTAAAAACTTCGTCATACAGTGGATCGACGTTCTCTTCCAGGTATTTTATCGTTTCGCTGTCGCTATATTCCAGGGCGAAAGCGACGGCCTTCACGCGCGCCGCCACCAGCCTTTCATAATCGGAGACGAGCTTTTTAGTATCAGCCTCTGGTCCGAGGTAACGTTCGGCGATGAGCCCCGCCTGTCTGCGGCTCGCCTCCGTGTTTGAGAGCATATAGCGCTCGGCGTCGTCCCTGCTTTTAAACCTATCGGTCAGCAGCTTCTTTGAGTAATTCTGTACTCCGGAGAGGCGGGAGAGCATATCTTTCGCGGTACTGGAAACCACGTAGGAATGTTTATAGATAATGGTCGTCCGCTCTTTGATGCCGTACATCGAAGAGACGCTTACCGCGACAAGAACGACCGACAGCAGGCATATCACACTCATCAATATGCCTGTGCGCCCGGCCATATTACTGCCCAATTTCATAAGAAGCCCTCTTTTCCAAAATCATAGAAATATATTAACGCGGATATTCCAGACAATCTTTGCCTATCAAAATCTACTTCAACGGTACGGGCTAAGTTCATCGTGGGACATCAATGGAGCGACCTTGTTCATGTTTATATATGTTGTATAATATACCTCTGAATCATAGAAAAAACAATAATTTATGTAGAAATTATTAATAAAAAATAATATTATTGTAATGTAGGCGCGGAGACGAGAGGTTTACCCTAGATGCAAAACCGAAGCTATCTTATTTATGAATACTTCAAGTCAAGGATAACCTTTGGCTGCTATAGCATTTGTGAATCTTTACCGTCGACAGGTACGGTAGGACGGCAGTTTGCCTGCTCGCCGCAGACCGTCCGCAAAGCGCTTCTGCGGATGCGGGACGAAGGCTATATCTTGCTGTCTCCAGGACGCAGGGCAAAGGTCGTCTATGACGCCGGGCATAAAGGGAATCACCTCCTGAAGGATCACCTCCTCGCGCGAAAGGAGGGTCTTTCAGACCTTTACGGCTCCGTTGAATTTATCTGGCAGCGGCTGACGGACACCGGAATCAGGCTCATGGGTGAAGGCGATATCGCCTTTTTAGAGGGCTGCGCCTCAAGAAAAGAGGCTGACCCTCTATGGCTGTTCACCGTCTCCTTTTGGGCGATACTCCGTCCGATAAAAAATGACCTGATCCTTAACCTGTTCTGGGACACGGTACGCTATATACGTTTTCCATATCTTTGGGACAGCGGAGCCAGGATAGCCTCGGATGTGGATTTTCTCAAATCCGGCCTGTTGAGGGTAATTTCCAGTATAAAGAGCGGAGATACCCGCAACATTGCGGAAGCATTCTATGAGTGCTACAGCCGGATCGTTTTAACGTTAAACGCGGAGGCATATTCTCCCGGTGAAGCAGTCTGTCTGCCGCCGCAGATCCCCTTTCAGTGGGAGATATGGCGGATCAGAGCACAAAAATGTTATACCGCCGCCGCCAGTTTGATACAAAAAATCAACGAGGGGATATATCCGGAGGGCTCTTTCCTGCCATCCGCTTCCGCGCTGGCGCACGACTATGGCGTATCCGTAATGACGATGCGCCGCACGATAAGGCTGCTTAACGAGATTTCCGTCACAAAAACCTATAACGGCAGGGGAACGCAGGTCTTAACCATTAATGAAAGACCGCGGCAACAGGAAAAATTATCTCCCGAAATAATGCGCAATATGTCGCTATCTTTGCAGGGGCTGCATCTAGTCTGCCTGACATGCGGTGAAGTGATGCGCGATACCCTGGCAAACGCCGAATCCGCCGACAGGGACGCATTTAAGGAAAGGCTGGAAGGGATATTTGAGAACAAAAACCCTTCCTGCATCCTCCCCGCGTGTCTAAAATTCATCGGTGAAAAAAACCGCCTCGCGTATGTCAGGACGGTCTACGCCAGTTTATATGAATTGTCCGCCTGGACCTCCCCGCTGTTCTCATATCCGCGCAGCTCCGAAGAAGATTACGAGAGCTCAAAATACATCTCAAGAGAGAGTCTATATCTGCTGCGGGCCGGAAAATT
It contains:
- a CDS encoding thioredoxin family protein, which codes for MALAPKFAALGERYGDRIIFLKMNRAENREIMKTLALRGVPTIIFMSGGTEICGRLTGDSEATAENIEAAITKILAV
- a CDS encoding GntR family transcriptional regulator, with the translated sequence MQNRSYLIYEYFKSRITFGCYSICESLPSTGTVGRQFACSPQTVRKALLRMRDEGYILLSPGRRAKVVYDAGHKGNHLLKDHLLARKEGLSDLYGSVEFIWQRLTDTGIRLMGEGDIAFLEGCASRKEADPLWLFTVSFWAILRPIKNDLILNLFWDTVRYIRFPYLWDSGARIASDVDFLKSGLLRVISSIKSGDTRNIAEAFYECYSRIVLTLNAEAYSPGEAVCLPPQIPFQWEIWRIRAQKCYTAAASLIQKINEGIYPEGSFLPSASALAHDYGVSVMTMRRTIRLLNEISVTKTYNGRGTQVLTINERPRQQEKLSPEIMRNMSLSLQGLHLVCLTCGEVMRDTLANAESADRDAFKERLEGIFENKNPSCILPACLKFIGEKNRLAYVRTVYASLYELSAWTSPLFSYPRSSEEDYESSKYISRESLYLLRAGKFVEFAEIFHKKLAQDLPMLQKHLAQLGANDALEMCRM
- a CDS encoding S8 family serine peptidase gives rise to the protein MKKILILTLFYLLAALPSYAGPRYVEGEAIAAIKMTAAGNVAAGVMSAKTSAAASASSAAMESGAELIQVFSPIAAGEVLPAASAKRTSSAGLELLALAHFRGAAGETTAQLIARLKENPDVVSAMPNYMMPVSSVKPNDPMWKEQWGSERIKLPEVWEHGTGSQEVVAVVFDTGVIYDHEDLKDNMFVFDKKLLNGIKNNGVSLDVGEFKGSHGVWCHSRGVYADKEGLIHDNGVFPAVPVGPGGTEGATSADIDNGDVGRMRIVGDVNGHGTHVAGIVGAVGGNGIGVAGANWHVKLMAANVFSMYRDEDGKYGVTALISDQMRAIDFIVAAKRGGANIRVANMSLGMWAGPEEEELSPYEAKVKQLSDAGIIICAAAGNEGQNIDDPHDTEKFDYRGKLSYPACFKVENMISVGASASGDGCAYYSNYSPSGKWVDIFAPGDNILSTCRGSWIVNPSSDVDTFDPSGYVSISGTSMASPYVAGAAALLCSLYPDKSAARSGRCC
- a CDS encoding formimidoylglutamase, with protein sequence MKYKIDAADRGLFYSRNDPKDRRLGELITREKIEDVTEGTVTIIGVPEDRGITANKGRAGAAGGPDDIRRRLYRLTPSFSGDFHRLRIVDVGNVSTKELTLAEVHAAETEAVAEIAARGGLPIVLGGGHDLTYPGVAGLVKGAKIGRDGMGLINVDAHLDVRSDENGINSGTSFYRALTQLPDRALCGEAFVEFGIQEQYNSPYYYNWVLEQGGHVITLREVSERVMEFFLQALNAAGKNNRAIAVSLDIDAVRSTEAPGASASNPSGLKAPELDKIAYLAGRSVKVKYLDIMEVSPLLDEDHRTAALAASALFSFFRGLCER
- a CDS encoding response regulator; the protein is MKLGSNMAGRTGILMSVICLLSVVLVAVSVSSMYGIKERTTIIYKHSYVVSSTAKDMLSRLSGVQNYSKKLLTDRFKSRDDAERYMLSNTEASRRQAGLIAERYLGPEADTKKLVSDYERLVAARVKAVAFALEYSDSETIKYLEENVDPLYDEVFKDLDTILTFADNNVRRLENESTVTFNAATLMLAMLILTLVCFSFFSYRLQRKRGMEVAYRQRLFDLISLSVDDVFLICERGRMEYVSENCERVLGFSQEALSVSGGAFFSMLGTGDDTNDGELESLLREIREGTLTEAAERDFLLGGENTMQKRYINMKVLPTLGNDGITRYVVVISDETKERESQQALKDALVGAQRANSAKRDFLSRMSHEIRTPMNAIIGMVTIAAAHIKERDRVEDCLRKIGFSSKHLLSLINDVLDISKIEDGKLTITKEPFELRQLTDSVSSIIYQQARDKGIGFEVRLNGVDEEMVVGDCMRLNQILLNLLSNAVKFTPSGGSITLDIKQIPQKNGGVRMNFTVSDTGIGMSGEFLKRLYLPFEQADGTISQKYGGTGLGMSITKNLVSLMDGTIQVKSEIGKGTSFTVELPLALPGDGSSLLRSPSSVASLSVLVVDDDLGTCEHAKILLERMKIAAKWVQSGKEAVRAVRSAHETGADFDVCFIDWQMPEMDGIETTRNIRRIVGPDTLIIIITAYDWSCIEQEAREAGADAFLAKPFFQSSMYNTLMSVRGHRHGKVDESAAVGRKKFNGVRILLAEDNELNCEIAVEMFKLIGVTVDCAGDGQRCVESFMAEESGAYDAIFMDIQMPVMDGYSAAKTIRGSIHPEAKTIPIIAMTANAFSEDVSAALAAGMNGHIAKLIDLDILVRTLDKYIKKADDDHPGKSEA
- a CDS encoding DUF523 domain-containing protein; protein product: MGDKSVRLLVSACLLGMNCRYCGGGCEDGRVVALLEECCLIPVCPEQLGGLPTPRGPDEILNGRIVESDGRDNTEAFERGAREALRAARLFGCDFALLKERSPSCGSNMIYDGSFTGRRVPGAGVTARLLAAHGIRVFSEEHIEELREVLK
- a CDS encoding HutD family protein; translated protein: MTQADIKVVRKDELEHKRWSGGITTQLAIWPEGADYGARKFDWRISSAVVEDEESVFTPLPGIHRHLMLLDGGIELTHEGIGSRVMIPLADTEEFEGEWKTKSSGRCVDFNLMTVKGYGGKMESVAANKKIKLPMPQALRCWYGLYAIADGIAAEVEKDGRFARVTLERGDFVLISYLPVPGEDISLTLSSDAAVPAVSAAVWQES
- a CDS encoding DUF308 domain-containing protein codes for the protein MLFTGNFSKDDLAKSKKRFYWVGGIMLVIGFLSLAMPMLASFAIETMVGFFLLAVGFGNAFGAYSALRIGDSPWQQAFMAFISIAAGVIFLIHPVAGVMTLSILLAAYFLIDGVTKIVEYFRVKSIGGSLWIMLSGILGIILAFMMWQNVFTGAAVIGIILGINLIFSGMSLIMLGRGCSDMSKKM
- a CDS encoding Synerg-CTERM sorting domain-containing protein; the encoded protein is MLLNGAEHGLLAEGYSKYGMLNVLGAYNYGQPSDGGSSGGGCAAGFGALALIGAALLPFIRRAGKK